The window GCGCGTGGTGCGGGGCGCTGGTAATGACGAGACTGGCCAAATCGAAGGTGCGAGGCTGCACAACATCGTAGCGACGTACCTGCACGGGCCGATCTTGCCAAAGAATCCACGGCTTGCTGATTTTTTGATCACCGCGGCGCTCACACGAAAAGGCTATACCGATAAGCTCAGCGCTCTACCAATCGACCGCACCGCAGAACATGCACAGCGGGTGGCGATGGAGCGAGGGCGGTAAATCTCAGTGTGATCTAGCGGTCGCTGATGGAGACGATGAGGTTAAAATGATCAACCTCAAAACCCTTAGGGTCATCAAGGAGTGCCATAACAGCTTCTCCTTCAAGAAAGCTGTGGGGAGGCTTAGTCATTACGTCTATAAGATCTGGCCAATACATGCTTCCACCGTTAGTCTGTAATATTTCTCGAACAGTCGCTTGGCGCTCTCTGTGTTTACATACAGTATTTTTTGATTCCCCAACTGCGACCTCGCCTAAAACTTTCTCTGCTGCCTCACGGCCCAGCCGCTTATCTTGCTCTTCTTCAGAGGTGCCTAATTCAGTGAGTTCAGCGCGTGATTCATCCATCGGGACAAGTCGCTTAAAATTGGGGTTTTTAGAAATCTGCTCATGACCTCCACTCATTCTTACGCTCCTTCCATTATAGTCACTGTTTTGATTATACCAGAAGCTGGTTAGTAGCGTAAGATTACAGGAACGGGCGTGTATTATAACCACAACAGACTGAAAACGCCCCCGAAGCGGAACTCCGAGGGCGTGTGTTCGAACAAGATGAGTGTGGTCGGCTACGTCCCCTACCCCTTGAATGAGTCCTCGTTCCTCATCCAGCCGACCCTGCCGGAGCTGCAGCGGTTGGCTGAGGTGATGGGGTCGCTGCCGACGGACGCACCAGCTGGTATCGCAGCGATGATCGAGGTAGCGGAACAGCTGCCGACGAACGCATCGGCTAACGCTGCCCTGATGATCGAGGAGGTGGCTCAGCTGGCACCCCATGAGGCGGAGCGTGATGCTGTGCGCGTACCGAATGATGTTGCTGTGACGTCCAAGCCGGTAATAGCTGCTATGGATGAATATCCTTGCTGCGTCAAGTCTGGGCGGCGGGACGGTGCCTCGGATTCCCGTCGGGTGCGGCGCCGGCTTTCGCCTGAGGCCATTGCCCAGGTTGTGGAATGCTACCAGACGGGGGCGACGGCGGCGGAGCTTGGTGCTGAGCATGGTGTGTCGAAGAACGGCATGCTCAAGCTGCTGCGTGAGCAAGGGGTGCAGATTCGTGCCAAATCTCTGCCAACTGCGGTCGTCACTCAGGCCAAGCGTCTGCACGAGCGTGGCATGTCGATGCGTCAGGTGTCGGAGCAGCTGGGCGTCTCGCGTACCGCACTCAGGCGGAACTTCCAGAAGATGGGGGTCGGGGTGTGAGGTATATTTATCGGAGTGACGTCAAACTTACGGCGGACACGTGACGGAAGATGTAGCAGGTTTTGTTGCTGGCTGACATCTCAAGGAGGAGGTAGGAAACTAGTTGGGATTATGTATAGTTATTCTCGAGCGTGCTTTAATCAAAGTCTTCATCGGTCGACGTGCTGCTTGTGAATAAGCCCCGGACTTAGTCCGGGGCGAGGAATCACTTCCTATCTCCAAAGATGATTACCCAGCTGCCTGTCAAAAAAATCATGAAACCGAGACAGCCGATGGCAATGCACTCCCCGCGGCCAAAATCTGACAGGAGGAGTCCGACGTAGACTCCAACCAGGAGTGCGAGAAGAGAAAAGAAGTAGATTACGCGGAGGAACATGAGTAGCCCCAATCTCTGGTGCGATACTCGACACTCTTGTGTCGGGCTACTGATGGCCTGATCTGTAAGCAGCCAGTAGCCCGACGCGAGAAGATGTTCCTGACTGTTATTATACACTATTTTTGCGAAAAGTCTATACAAAAAGGTGGTAAATGATGGATAATGCGCGGCATATGAAAATTAGCACAGTGGCCGCTGTGCTAAGCGTAGTTGTAACCGTTATTGGCATACTCGCAACCTTTGTCGTGCCAGAGGGTCGATGTTTTCTCGGATTGGATAAACCTGATAAATGTCAGGGACCCGTCGCAGTTCCTTCGCCGTTATCTCCCGGTAAAGAAGGGGGCGGAACGCCAACTAGCTCTCCGGCGACCGTTGAGCCCTCGGCAACAACTTTACAGCCCACCGAAACCGAAACAACAACTTCGTTAGACAGGGCGACTGATGCTCCTAGTTCGGTCCCCTCAGAGACTTCGGTACCACCGATCGTTGATGAACTAAAAAATCCCCACTACTATATGCATGATAAAGAGTATACTGGTAGAGTATGGATCAATATTATTCCAACTTCAGCAAATGAAGGGAAACAACATACTATCCGTATCATTTGGGGGGCGGTTAAGTATGAAAATACCTTCAGAGTTGGTGACTCTTCGAGTCTTGTGCATGAGAAAACCAAGCCCGACAGTGTCCGTATGGACGTTTATGTGGAGCCCGCAGCGCGAGTGGAGTTTGGAGTAGGAAGGCCTCCTAGTAAGCATGTCATTGATATAAAGGACGGGTGGACTAAGCGGTAGATAAGACTGGACACATACTCTCTTGCTGAGTGCTTTCTCTTCTTGGGTACTCGCTGGAACCGATCTTCGGATTCAATGCTGAGACTTACCCACAGCCACCCTCAAACGTACCCTGACTAGGAGTTTCGTGATCGACACACTGCCTATGAACCAGGCCTCACAGAGTCCCTAAGCTACCTACCCAAGCCCCAGGTGAGCCTCAACCGCGTGCAGCCGCTTGTCTAGCGCGCGCCATTTCTTGTCCTGGGTGTCCCAGCCAACTGTGTCGGCGTGCTCGCGAGAGCCTTCCTCGAGGAATAAGCGGGTGCGCAGCGAAGCCAGTTCGGCCTTGAGGTCACTCTGGGTGGCCATGACCTTCTTGAAATTATGATCGGTCTTCAGCTCAAACAGCTGGAAGATGTCGTCGCTGTTCTTGATGTCTTCGCGGATGGCCTTGATGTCTTCGCTGACGGAGGCCTGGCCTTTCTCGAGATCGTTCAGGCGCTTGTCCATAGCTTCAAAGCGTTTGTCGACACTCTCAAACTGTTTATTCATCTGTTCCGTTAATGTATCAATCTTCGCTAATATTTCGTCCATGTAATATCCTCCTTATATCTATTAAATCATGGCTGTTACTAGCAAACAAGGGGGTAGTTTCCGGATCCGTTTCACCCACCCCCGCTCCCTCTCTCCGCTCACTTCACCCCTGGTCACTCCGAACACTGGACTTCGTCCCCTCAGAAATCTGATGACAAAGGGGCGACACGCCCTCTCCTTTAGCAAGAATCCTGTCTTTAAGGATTTCATTAAGACGATTTATCTCACCCCTGCTACATCGACAAAAACGCCCCCGGAGCGGAACCCCGAGGGCACGTGTTCGAACAAGATGAGTGTGGTCGGGGTGAAAGGACTCGAACCTTCGACCTCACGGTCCCAAACCGCGCGCGCTAGCCAACTGCGCCACACCCCGAGAAGCTAATCTCGTTACTCACTCCGCTCCATTCTACCACACTTTACACATTAAATACAGCAATAATTAGTGATTTGAGTTAATATATAGACACACTCTCAAATTATGGCCAGCACTAATCGCATCACCCTCACAGCTCACCGCCGACAAATGATATATCTCTGCACCATTGTCTGCGTGTATCTCGTGCCGCCCATCCTGATTTGTATCGGTGTCATCCCCTGGAATATGAAGTTCGTGGCACTCGTTGTCGGCGCAGTGATGATGTACATAGTGATGCGAATACTCGGCAATACGCATGGTGACATCGGTATTACGAGGCAGCGTACCATCTATTCACTCAAAACCGTGCTACCGATAACCATAGCCCTCATTATCGCGGCTGGACTGTTTCTACTCCTCGAAAAACCTCGATTCTCACCAACCGAAGGAATAGGATTCTATGTATTTTATATTCTCATCTCGTGTCCGGCGCAAGAACTGTTATTCCGCGGCATCCTCAGCCGTATACTACAAGAACTACGGCTACACCGAGTGCTGGAGCTTGGCGTAGCAGCCGCCCTTTTTGGTTATGTACATATCATCTACGGCGACGTACTCACCGTTGTTATCATGAGCATTGTTGGCCTTGTCTGGTACCGAGCGTACCAGCGCTCATCAAACCTCATCGGTGTAACGATAAGTCACGTGGTGCTTGGTGTGATGACGATTGCCCTGGGGATTATTGATTAACATTGACAAGTTACCCCCCATTTTGTTTAATGGTAAACAAGATGAGAGGGATGGAACAAGGATCAAGACCAGGAACAAAAGAACCACAGCCAGATTGCGAAGCGCAGCAAGATCAAGCACCGGGACTAGCACGATGGGCGGCACGAGCAATGGGTAGCCTGCTTGGGTGCAGGAGGGAAAAGCGCAGGCAGATATCCGAGTTTTCCCCCGAAGCGGTGAAGTGTGCCCTACTCGGGAGGGTCAAAAATCCAGCTGATAATGCGGTTGGGCAAGATTCAAATTCGCCAGAAGAGGATATTCAATACCCGTATATCAATCTCGATGATTCGCTCTATCGGTACCCTTTCCCGGCGGAATTGCTTCCAGGACTAAAGCAATCGGAAACAACTCGCAAAGAGATGGAAGAACGGAGAGATGCTTGGAATGATTTGTATTTTCATTTAATCGAGCAGCTTGGAACCATCAAAGCGATGACTTTGGCATACGAGGAGCGCACTACCAAGAGAATGTCAAAAAGCGAGTATGATCTACTAGAAGAAAAGTATCAAGATTTGCTAAAAGTCTGCACCTTCGTCCTCGAAGAGCGAGATCGCGTCGACGAACTCATCCACACAGACCGATACGTCCCTCATGCACGTTGGAGCGCAGATAGTAT is drawn from Candidatus Saccharibacteria bacterium oral taxon 488 and contains these coding sequences:
- a CDS encoding CPBP family intramembrane metalloprotease — protein: MASTNRITLTAHRRQMIYLCTIVCVYLVPPILICIGVIPWNMKFVALVVGAVMMYIVMRILGNTHGDIGITRQRTIYSLKTVLPITIALIIAAGLFLLLEKPRFSPTEGIGFYVFYILISCPAQELLFRGILSRILQELRLHRVLELGVAAALFGYVHIIYGDVLTVVIMSIVGLVWYRAYQRSSNLIGVTISHVVLGVMTIALGIID